The following is a genomic window from Desulfovibrio desulfuricans DSM 642.
GAGAATGCATGATCCCGAATGAAAAGTGGCAGTGGTACCGAGACATGCTGTCAGTTCTTTTGCATAAGGAGCTTACAGTACGGTATAAGGGAAGTTTGCTGGGCTTTGTTTGGTCTTTACTGAACCCGTTGGCGCAGGCACTGGTTTTTTATGTTGTATTCAACGTTTACATGCGGTTCCAGATAGAACACTACCTGGTAACCCTGCTTGCAGCGATGTTTCCTTGGCAATGGTTTGTCAACTGCGTCAATGAAGGGCCGCACTGCTTTAGCGGGAACCCCACGCTGATAAAAAAAGTGGCCTTCCCTCGGCAGGCTATCCCTCTTGTCATGAATCTGCAGAATATGGTGCATTTTTGCATAGCATTGCCAATCTATGTTGTTTTTATGCTCGCAGACGGACTTCGCCCCGGTCTGATCTGGCTAGCAGGAGTTCCGCTTTTGCTGCTTCTGACGCTAGTCACAATCTATGGCATCTCACTTTTTCTTGGCTCTCTAAACCTTTTCTTCCGTGATCTCGGCAATTTGACCGTCATACTTACGCAAATTGCCTTTTTTGGCACGCCGATAATGTACACTCTGGCCCAGGTTCCTGAGCAATATTACTGGTGCTTTAAGGCAAACCCATCAGCTCCTATTATAATCTGCTGGCGGTCTCTTTTACTCGAAAATTCAATCAATCTAGAATTTTTGCCTTTTGCAGTATTATTTGCAGTATTTTTTCTCATTCTAGGACTTTTATGTTTTAAAAAACTCCAGCATCGTTTTGCGGAGGCCCTCTAATGTCTGACACTGTAATCCGCTTTGACGATGTCTATAAAAGCTACCCATCATACAATCAAATTACTGGTGGAATAAAAAGTTTTTTATTCCACCTTCCGCAGGCAATAAAAGAACTCAACAGTCGTAGAGCAGCACTGGAAGGCATCAGTTTTTCCATACACAAAGGGGAAAAATTCGGCTTTATTGGTAAGAATGGCGCGGGCAAATCGACCACGCTAGGTCTCATTGCTGGGGTTCTCACACCAGACAAGGGGAGTGTGCAGATCAACGGCCGGGTGTCCCCCCTGTTGGAACTGGGCGCGGGTTTCCACCCGGAACTTTCTGGTCGCGCCAACATCCTCCTGAACGGTGTATTGATGGGGTTAACAAAACAAGAAGTTCTTGCCCACGAGCAAAAAATAATTGAATTCGCAGAAATTGGAGAATTCATAGACCAGCCAGTCCGGACTTACTCATCCGGCATGTATGCAAAACTGGGATTTGCCATAGTAGCCAATTTGAAGCCAGAAATTCTTCTACTTGATGAAATTCTGGCAGTCGGTGATATCCGCTTTCAACAAAAATGCGGCAAGGTCTTTGAGAATTTTAAAAATAACCCTGAAGTTACCATGATTTTGGTTTCCCATGCCCTGGAGAGTGTAAAACAATATTGCACACGAGCTGCCTGGATTGAAGACAAAAAAATCAAGATGGTCGGGCCAGCGGATGAAGTTGTTGAAGCATATGAACAGGCAAACGCGTTGCCGTACAGCGCGGAACGAGTCCGCACAGAAAGATTGCGCACACCACATCCTCGCCACAAAATACAAAAAAGATGGGGGGGAGCTTTTTGTGCCAGAAAGGTAGCGTCTAAAATGCATCTAACGCAAAAAGATAACATAGACAGGAAGATTTAACATGTTGGACATCGGTGTTGTCATCCCACAATTATCCAAATACGGCGGCGCAGAGCGTCTTGTCGTAGAATGCATCACGCGCTGGCAACATAAGCACAAAATAACAATTTATGCAGAACGTTTTAACTCTGAGATGCTTGAGGAGCACGGCATTGGCCGCGATGTAGCACTTCGCACACTTTCTCCTCAAATTGAAGGAAACACATATTCTTTTTTGCTAAACGCTACATTCACGCCAAAACTATGGAGCGGAGAAATTGGGCAGCACGATGTGTACAATACACACCTGTGGCCGCTACATTTATTAGATCTAGAACCTGCGGTGTGGTACCCACACGAACCACTCAGAATGCTTTATGACTTAAAAAATGATAAAGACCTCATTTCTATAACTAGTGAAGAGGAAAGAAGAGTTCATATTTATCCTAAATATAATTATGATAATGTAAATAAATCTTTTTTCCAGCCAATGTTGCGGTCAGCTTCATCTTTTGACAAGACAGGAAACCCTTTTCGCATTGTTGCTAATAGTAAATATTGTGCTTCATACATCGAATCAGTATATGGAAGGCAAGCAAGCCGTGTAGTTTACCCTGGCGTAACTGTTGAAGATTTTTTGCCACCAATAGCCAATGAGTATATTCTTACAATAGCACAACT
Proteins encoded in this region:
- a CDS encoding ABC transporter permease, coding for MIPNEKWQWYRDMLSVLLHKELTVRYKGSLLGFVWSLLNPLAQALVFYVVFNVYMRFQIEHYLVTLLAAMFPWQWFVNCVNEGPHCFSGNPTLIKKVAFPRQAIPLVMNLQNMVHFCIALPIYVVFMLADGLRPGLIWLAGVPLLLLLTLVTIYGISLFLGSLNLFFRDLGNLTVILTQIAFFGTPIMYTLAQVPEQYYWCFKANPSAPIIICWRSLLLENSINLEFLPFAVLFAVFFLILGLLCFKKLQHRFAEAL
- a CDS encoding ABC transporter ATP-binding protein; protein product: MSDTVIRFDDVYKSYPSYNQITGGIKSFLFHLPQAIKELNSRRAALEGISFSIHKGEKFGFIGKNGAGKSTTLGLIAGVLTPDKGSVQINGRVSPLLELGAGFHPELSGRANILLNGVLMGLTKQEVLAHEQKIIEFAEIGEFIDQPVRTYSSGMYAKLGFAIVANLKPEILLLDEILAVGDIRFQQKCGKVFENFKNNPEVTMILVSHALESVKQYCTRAAWIEDKKIKMVGPADEVVEAYEQANALPYSAERVRTERLRTPHPRHKIQKRWGGAFCARKVASKMHLTQKDNIDRKI